The Akkermansia muciniphila genome contains a region encoding:
- a CDS encoding HlyD family efflux transporter periplasmic adaptor subunit: MSEAPHKKGTSWSIGIGLGIVALLIGTAIITDPSFSSSGERDKASSAGTAEPLHLQENVLTISAPGVVKASHLTMLSPGVSGKVDKVHPLFNAGEIILKGTPLLELEKFEYRARLANAQAELEQARLDVSTEQAEALKAIKKTYSSVSKSGKESELVLRVPQRRAVNARLNAAEAYVAEAEQALRDTVLEAPYTCQVVECSVGAGARVVAGQPVGKVIPLQERMIRVPVPLEEFSALPRDEQGKINTALTASCVLNNGKRLQWLGHVTAVDSALDSERNSAVLIASLEPNGSHVSEWQVAPVNMALQVNINVHVPASVWIPSQAVRDGSSIRVKTPEGVQERKVHVVALKDGKSLVTIPEFQEGDALVL, encoded by the coding sequence ATGAGCGAGGCCCCTCACAAAAAGGGAACATCATGGTCCATAGGCATCGGCCTGGGGATCGTCGCCCTCTTGATCGGCACGGCCATTATCACGGACCCGTCTTTCTCCTCCTCCGGAGAAAGGGACAAGGCCTCCTCCGCCGGAACGGCGGAACCCCTGCATTTGCAGGAAAATGTCCTGACCATTTCCGCGCCCGGCGTGGTGAAGGCCTCCCACCTGACCATGCTTTCTCCCGGTGTTTCCGGAAAAGTGGACAAGGTGCACCCCCTCTTTAACGCGGGGGAAATCATCCTGAAGGGAACCCCCCTGCTGGAGCTGGAAAAATTTGAATACCGCGCCCGGCTGGCGAATGCCCAAGCGGAACTGGAACAGGCTCGCCTGGACGTCTCCACGGAACAGGCGGAAGCCCTGAAAGCCATTAAAAAGACGTACAGCTCCGTCTCCAAAAGCGGCAAGGAATCCGAGCTGGTGCTCCGGGTGCCGCAGCGCCGGGCCGTGAACGCGCGGCTGAACGCTGCGGAGGCGTACGTGGCTGAGGCGGAGCAGGCCCTCCGGGATACGGTGCTGGAAGCCCCCTATACCTGCCAGGTAGTGGAATGTTCCGTAGGCGCCGGGGCCCGCGTAGTTGCCGGGCAACCCGTGGGAAAGGTGATCCCCCTTCAGGAGCGGATGATACGCGTCCCCGTGCCGCTGGAAGAATTTTCCGCGCTGCCCAGGGATGAGCAGGGTAAAATCAATACGGCCCTGACCGCCTCCTGCGTGCTGAACAACGGCAAACGCCTGCAATGGCTGGGCCACGTGACGGCGGTAGACTCCGCGCTGGATTCCGAACGCAACTCCGCCGTGCTGATCGCCTCCCTGGAGCCTAACGGCTCCCACGTTTCCGAATGGCAGGTGGCCCCCGTCAACATGGCCCTTCAGGTGAATATCAACGTTCACGTTCCCGCCTCCGTATGGATTCCCTCCCAGGCCGTCCGGGATGGGAGCTCCATCCGGGTGAAAACCCCGGAAGGCGTGCAGGAGCGCAAGGTGCACGTGGTGGCGCTGAAGGACGGCAAATCCCTGGTCACCATCCCGGAATTTCAGGAAGGGGACGCCCTGGTGCTTTAA
- the purB gene encoding adenylosuccinate lyase — MSVIPNVLAERYASSAMKSIWSAEGRIILEREFWIAVMKAQKDLGLDIPDGVIEAYERVKDQVNLPAIDARERVTRHDVKARIEEFCELAGCEHIHKGMTSRDLTENVEQLQIWKSMQIIRDKAVAVLNRMSALSEQWKHVTIAGRTHNVAAQTTTMGKRVAMFGEDIVHGLGTWISLMDRYSVRGLKGAVGTQLDQLSLFGKDAARVLELEDRVCAHLGIPSKWMNVGQVYPRSLDFSVVSGLVELTSGCSSFAKTLRLMAGHELATEGFAKGQTGSSAMPHKMNARSCERVNGFHVILKGYLMMVSGLAGEQWNEGDVSCSVVRRVVMPDSFYAADGLFETFLTVLNQMGVYEAVVAAELRRYLPFLMTTTILMEAVKRGIGRETAHEVIKEHAVAVSNDLRAGKIMENNLLDRLAADGRLGIGREALQDIFDSNSSATGMADAQVEAFQAMVRELTGRFPDGACYMPGDIL; from the coding sequence ATGAGCGTGATTCCCAATGTCCTGGCTGAAAGGTACGCATCCTCCGCCATGAAATCCATCTGGTCCGCAGAGGGCCGCATCATTCTGGAACGCGAATTCTGGATTGCCGTGATGAAGGCCCAGAAGGATTTGGGGCTGGATATTCCGGACGGCGTGATTGAGGCCTATGAACGGGTGAAGGACCAGGTGAACCTGCCCGCCATTGACGCCCGCGAACGCGTCACGCGCCACGACGTGAAGGCGCGCATTGAAGAATTCTGCGAGCTGGCCGGGTGCGAACACATCCACAAGGGCATGACCTCCCGCGACCTGACGGAAAACGTGGAACAGCTTCAGATCTGGAAGTCCATGCAGATCATCCGTGACAAGGCCGTGGCCGTGCTGAACCGCATGAGCGCCCTGTCCGAACAGTGGAAGCACGTAACCATTGCCGGGCGCACGCATAACGTGGCCGCGCAGACCACCACCATGGGCAAGCGCGTGGCCATGTTCGGGGAAGACATCGTGCACGGCCTGGGAACCTGGATTTCCCTGATGGACCGTTACAGCGTCCGCGGGCTGAAAGGCGCCGTGGGCACCCAGCTTGACCAGCTCTCCCTCTTCGGGAAGGATGCCGCCCGCGTCCTGGAACTGGAGGACCGCGTGTGCGCCCACCTGGGCATCCCCTCCAAGTGGATGAACGTGGGGCAGGTATATCCCCGCTCCCTGGACTTCTCCGTGGTTTCCGGCCTGGTGGAGCTGACCTCCGGCTGCTCCTCCTTTGCCAAGACCCTGCGCCTGATGGCCGGCCATGAACTGGCTACGGAAGGCTTTGCCAAGGGGCAGACCGGGTCCAGCGCCATGCCGCACAAGATGAACGCCCGCTCCTGCGAACGCGTCAACGGCTTCCACGTCATCCTGAAAGGCTACCTGATGATGGTCTCCGGCCTGGCTGGGGAGCAGTGGAACGAGGGAGACGTATCCTGCTCCGTGGTGCGCCGCGTGGTGATGCCTGATTCCTTCTATGCCGCGGACGGCCTGTTTGAAACCTTCCTGACCGTCCTGAACCAGATGGGCGTGTATGAAGCCGTGGTGGCCGCGGAACTGCGCCGCTACCTGCCTTTCCTGATGACCACCACCATCCTGATGGAGGCCGTCAAGCGCGGCATTGGCCGTGAAACCGCCCATGAGGTCATCAAGGAGCACGCCGTAGCCGTCTCCAACGACCTGCGGGCCGGAAAGATCATGGAAAACAACCTGCTGGACCGCCTGGCGGCAGACGGCCGCCTGGGCATCGGCAGGGAGGCTCTCCAGGACATCTTTGACTCCAACTCCTCTGCCACGGGCATGGCCGACGCCCAGGTGGAGGCATTCCAGGCCATGGTGCGGGAGCTGACGGGCAGGTTCCCGGACGGCGCCTGCTACATGCCGGGAGACATCCTGTAA
- a CDS encoding YbjN domain-containing protein: protein MENQQLSLLDRVYTVLRKRGEETEWITSADNLNLRTGIAFVPCDTFTPVSLLYTMIDHPETLVIDVLFAAKVPEHRRVEVSIILSELNADQTAGAFQLDPDSGYVYYRQSFVLEGMDLTEAQFAQLMKNIETVAVETAEAYSHIMETEYPK, encoded by the coding sequence ATGGAAAACCAGCAGCTCAGCCTTTTGGACCGTGTGTACACCGTTCTCAGAAAGAGAGGGGAAGAAACGGAATGGATCACTTCCGCAGACAACCTCAATCTCAGAACGGGCATCGCGTTCGTCCCCTGTGATACGTTCACGCCCGTGAGCCTCCTGTACACGATGATTGATCATCCGGAGACGCTGGTCATTGACGTGCTTTTCGCCGCCAAGGTGCCTGAACACCGCCGTGTGGAAGTCAGCATCATCCTCAGTGAACTGAATGCGGACCAGACGGCAGGCGCCTTCCAGCTGGACCCCGACAGCGGATACGTCTACTACCGCCAGTCCTTCGTTCTGGAAGGCATGGACCTTACGGAAGCCCAGTTTGCCCAGTTGATGAAGAACATTGAAACCGTGGCTGTGGAAACGGCGGAAGCCTACTCCCACATCATGGAGACGGAATACCCCAAATAA
- the pepT gene encoding peptidase T, with protein MNISVLDRFLKYVSVDSQSDADSAAVPSTPGQTALARMLVAELEELGAHAELDGASGIVYASIPSNVDGQVPVIGWVAHVDTAPGVSGSGVKPRIVHSYDGGDIILDREQGIVLSPSVFPELGRYAGQDLVVTDGNTLLGADDKAGVAEIMDMAASFLLHPERPHGEIRIAFTPDEEIGRGADSFDVARFGADFAYTVDGGALGEIEYENFNAASAVVTVRGAGIHPGSAKGRMLNACLVLMEFQGMLPVFQNPAFTEGYEGFYHLDSLRGDVEQATGEYLIRDHGREEFERKKEFMRECAALLNRKYGEGTVRVEVKDSYYNMKEKILPHMHLVEHARRAMEAVGVQPEIIPVRGGTDGARLSFMGLPCPNLCAGGHNFHGRHEYVPVQSLEKISAILQEIVSGYARYGLEPPAREKQE; from the coding sequence ATGAATATCTCCGTTTTAGACCGTTTTTTGAAGTATGTTTCCGTAGATTCCCAGTCTGATGCGGATTCCGCCGCCGTTCCGTCCACGCCCGGCCAGACGGCCCTGGCCCGGATGCTGGTTGCGGAACTGGAGGAACTGGGGGCGCACGCGGAACTGGACGGGGCTTCCGGCATCGTGTACGCCTCCATCCCGTCCAACGTGGACGGGCAGGTGCCCGTCATCGGCTGGGTGGCCCATGTGGACACGGCCCCGGGCGTCTCCGGCAGCGGCGTAAAGCCCCGCATCGTGCACTCCTATGACGGCGGAGACATTATTCTGGACCGGGAACAGGGAATCGTGCTTTCCCCGTCCGTTTTTCCGGAATTGGGCAGGTATGCCGGCCAGGACCTGGTGGTGACGGACGGGAACACCCTGCTGGGCGCGGACGACAAGGCGGGAGTGGCGGAGATCATGGACATGGCCGCCTCCTTCCTGCTGCATCCGGAACGCCCTCACGGAGAAATCCGGATCGCCTTCACGCCGGATGAGGAAATAGGCCGCGGCGCGGACTCGTTTGACGTGGCGCGCTTCGGCGCGGATTTTGCCTATACCGTGGACGGGGGAGCCTTGGGGGAAATTGAGTACGAGAATTTCAATGCGGCCTCCGCCGTGGTGACGGTGCGGGGCGCCGGCATCCACCCGGGCAGCGCCAAGGGCCGGATGCTGAACGCGTGCCTGGTTCTCATGGAATTCCAGGGGATGCTCCCCGTGTTCCAGAACCCGGCCTTTACGGAAGGTTATGAAGGCTTCTACCATCTGGACTCCCTCCGCGGGGATGTGGAGCAGGCAACCGGGGAATACCTGATCCGGGACCACGGCAGGGAGGAATTTGAACGCAAGAAGGAATTCATGCGGGAGTGCGCGGCCCTGCTGAACCGGAAATACGGGGAGGGAACGGTACGGGTGGAGGTAAAGGATTCCTATTACAACATGAAGGAAAAAATCCTCCCCCACATGCACCTGGTGGAACACGCCCGCAGGGCCATGGAGGCCGTGGGCGTGCAGCCGGAAATCATTCCGGTGCGGGGCGGCACGGACGGCGCCCGGCTTTCCTTCATGGGGCTGCCGTGTCCCAACCTGTGCGCCGGAGGCCATAACTTCCACGGAAGGCATGAATACGTTCCGGTCCAGTCCCTGGAGAAAATTTCCGCCATCCTTCAGGAAATCGTTTCCGGATACGCCAGGTACGGGCTGGAGCCCCCGGCGCGGGAAAAACAGGAATAA